Genomic DNA from Paracoccus aminophilus JCM 7686:
GTCTTGACCGAGATCCCGGACACGCCGGTCAAGGTCGATTGCGATCCCGGCATGATGAATCAGGTCTTCACCAATCTGCTGAAAAACGCGGGCGAGGCGGTCGATGAATTCGCGCCGAACGCGCCCGAGGGCTGGGCTCCGGTCATCCGCGTCTCGCTCGAGACCGCGCCCGATGCGGTCACGGTGCGGATCATCGACAACGGCCCGGGCCTTCCCGAAGACCGTGGCCGCTTGTTCGAGCCCTATGTCACGATGAAGCCCGGCGGAACCGGGCTCGGCCTCCCGATCGTGAAGAAGATCGTCGAGGAACACGGCGGTAGCCTGACCCTCACCGATGCGCCTGACGGACAGGGCGCGATGGCTGAGGTCCGGTTGCTGAAGGAAAGACAGGCCGTGCGGATGGCGAACCGTCGGCAAAACAACAACAAACCCGAGCAGGAAACAATAAAATGAGCGATATTCTGATTGTCGACGACGAAAAGGACATCCGCGAACTCATCTCGGATATCCTGCAAGACGAGGGCTTCGCGACCCGCATGGCCGCGAACTCCGACCAAGCGATTGCCGAGCTCAATACCGAAGAGCCGTCGCTGATGATCCTCGATATCTGGCTGAAGGACAGCAAGATGGATGGGATCGACATTCTCAAACAGGTCAAGCGCAACAACCCCGATGTGCCGGTGGTGATCATTTCCGGTCACGGCAATATCGAGATCGCGGTTGCCGCGATCAAACAGGGCGCTTACGACTTTATCGAAAAACCCTTTAATATCGACCAGTTGATGGTTGTCATCAGCCGCGCGCTGGAAGCCAACCGCTTGCGCCGCGAGAATGCCAGCCTCAAGCGCGGCGACAGCAAGACTGCGGAAATGCTGGGCGGCTCGACCTCGTTCAAACGGTTGCGCGACAATCTCGACAAGGTCGCGAAATCGAATGGCCGGGTCATGCTGACCGGCGAGCCCGGCGTCGGCAAAGAGCTGGCGGCGCGCTATATCCACGCCCAATCCCCGCGCGTGACCGAGCCTTTCGTCGTCGTCTCTTCGGCCACGATCGAGCCCGAGCGCATGGAAGAGGTGCTTTTTGGCCGCGAGACGCCCGAACGCGGCATCGAGGTCGGTCTTCTTGAGCAAGCCCATGGCGGCGTGATCTATTTCGACGAGGTCGCCGATATGCCGCTTGGCACCCAGCCGAAGCTCTTGCGCGTGCTGACCGAGCAGCAATTCACTCGCTCGGGCGGGACCGACAAGGTCCGGGTCGATCTGCGCGTAATCTCCTCGACGAACCGCGATCTGACGGTGGAAATCGCCACTGGCCGGTTCCGCCAGGAGCTCTATGACCGCCTGAACGTCGTGCCGATTGCCGTGCCCGCGCTCTCGGACCGGCGCGAGGATATTCCGGTTCTGGCCGAATATTTCATCGAGCAGTTCAACGCGACGCAAAGCCTGCCCCTGCGCGAATTGCCCGAGGAAACCGTGGCTGCGCTTCAGGCGATGCGCTGGCCGGGCAATATCCGCCAGCTGCGCAATGTCATCGAGCGGATCCTGATCCTCGGCGAGGGCACCGGCCCGATCCAGCCGGCCGAGCTTGAGACGCAGAATGGCGGCTCGGAAAACGGCGATGTGCTGGCTTTGGGGCCGCAAATCACCTCGCTGGCGCTGCGCGATGCGCGCGAACTTTTCGAGCGCGAATATCTTCTGGCGCAAATCAACCGTTTTGGTGGCAATATCAGCCGGACCGCTCAATTCGTGGGGATGGAGCGCAGCGCGCTGCATCGCAAGCTGAAATCTCTGGGCGTCGTCGGCGGGGTCCGGGTCGAGGATGAGCTTGTCGGTCACTGACCGAGGAGGCGCCACCCACACGGTGGCGCTTTGCCTCTTTTGCGCCGAACGGAGACCGGCATGGATCTGACTTTCTTCACGCCCTATATGCTCAGCCTGTTGCGGATCATGGTCGGGCTTTTGTTCCTCAGCCACGGCACCGCCAAGGTGCTGGGCTTTCCGAAATGGGACGAGCGTCCGGCGGTCCTGTCGATCTATTGGGTGGCGGGCCTCTTCGAGCTGGTGCTCGGCACCTTCCTGACCATCGGGCTCTTCTCGCGTCAGGCGGCCTTCGTCGCTTCGGGCGTGGCGGCCTTCGCCTATTTCATCGGCCATGCCCGCAAGAGCTTCTATCCGTTCCTGAACGGCGGCGAGGCGGCGGTTCTGTTTTGCTTTGTCTTCCTCTATCTGGTCTTTTCGGGACCGGGGCCGATCAGCGTCGATGCGTTGATCGGGCTTTTCAGCTCCTCCACGACGCAATAGCCGCGCTCAAGCACCGGACGGGACATGAAGATCATCATCTGCGGGGCCGGTCAGGTTGGCTGGAACATTGCGCGCCATCTGTCGAATGAGCGCAATGATGTGACCATCATCGACACCAGCCCCGAGCTGATCCGCCGCGCCACCGATGCGCTGGATGTGCAGGGCGTCACCGGCTTTGCCAGCCATCCCGATGTGCTCGACCGGGCCGGGGCGCGCGATGCCGATCTGGTCATCGCCGCGACCCATTCGGATGAGGTCAATATGGTGACCTGTCAGGTCGCCCATTCGGTCTTTCAGGTGCCGCGCAAGATCGCGCGGCTGCGTTCTCCGGCCTATCTCGATGCGATCTATTCGAGCCTTTACCGCACCGACCACTTGCCGATCGACGTGGTCATCAGCCCGGAGCGCGAGGTTGCGCGCGCGGTGTTGCAGCGCCTGTCCGCGCCCTCGACCTTTGACGCCGAGACCTTCCTTGATGGCAAGTTGCAGCTTCTGGGCATCGTGCTCGAGGCCGATTGCGCGGCGCTGAACACGCCTTTGCGTCAGCTCGACGAGATGTTTCCCTCGCTCAACGCCATCGTGGTCGGCGTGCGCCGCAATGGCAAGCTGATCGCGCCCGATCCGGGCGATCAGCTTTTCGCGGGCGATCAGATCTATATCTGCGCGCTGATGTCGGATGTCGAACGCACGCTCGAAATCTTCGGCAAGCCGCCGGAAAAGCAGGAACGCGTCGTCATCATCGGCGCGGGTCTGGTCGGGCTTTCGGTCGCACAAGAGCTGGAGCGCCGCCCCGAGCGCATTCGCACCCGTCTGATCGAGCGTGACCGCTCGCGCGCCGAAGAGGCCGCGGATGAACTGGACCGCACCATCGTGTTGCATGGCGACGGGCTTTCGGCCGAGCTGCTCGACGAGGCCGGGGTCGCCCGCGCCGATGCGGTTGTCGCGGTGACCGAGGATGACAAGACGAATATCCTCGCCGGGGTGCGCGCCAAACAGGCGGGGGCGAAGCTTGCGATCTCGCTGGTCAATGACCCGACCATGATGCCCTTGATGAGCGCGCTCGACATCGACGCCTTCATCAACCCGCGCGCCACCACCGTCTCGACGATCCTGCGCCATGTCCGTCATGGCCGGGTGCGCGACATCTATTCCATCGGTGACGCCGAGGCCGAGGTGATCGAAGCGCAGGTGCTTTCGACCTCGCCGATTTCCGGCCGGGCGGTGCGCGATATCGACTTCCCAGAAGGCGCGCTGCTGGGCGCGGTGCAAAAGGGCGACAAGGTCTTGAAACCCCATGGCAATCTGCGCATCGAAGAGGGCGATATCGTCGTCATTTTCGCGCTCGCCAAGGATGTCGCCGAGGTGGACCGCCTGCTTCAGGTCTCGATCGACTTTTTCTGACGGAGGCGCGCGGGATGACCATTCTCAACCGCCTGCCGCTTCTGGTGATCCTTGCCGGGATCGGCACGGCCCTGATGCTGATCCCGGCGAGCTATGCCGCGGTTTTGGGGCAGGAAAAGCTCGCCGATATCTTCCGCATGTCGGCCTTGGTGCTGATGGTGCTGATCGTCGTGACTGGCATCGCCAGCGCCGCCGCGCCGCGCGGCGACACCACGCGCACGCTTTTGCTGACGGTGATCGGGGTGATGACCATCCTGCCCGCGCTTTTTGCCGTGCCGGTGATGGTCGCGCTGCCCGATACCGGCTTTTTCAACGCCTGGTGGGAGATGGTCTCTTGCCTGACCACCACCGGCGCCTCGCTTTACTCCCCCGACCGCGTCGCCGAGCCGCTGCATCTGTGGCGCGGTATCGTCGGCTGGATGGGCGGGCTCTTCATCCTCGCCTCGGCCACCGCGATCCTCGCGCCCTTGCGCATCGGCGGTTTCGAGCTGATGTCGGATGCTTATGGTGAGGACAGCCGCAGGCAACGCGCAGCCGCCCGCGCCGGAGGCCGTGCGAGCGGACAGAGCTTTTCCTCCTCCCCCGCCTTCAACACCGAGCTCATCGATCCGGTCAGCCGGGTCTTGCGCATCGGCAAGACCGTGCTGCCGATCTATGCCGTGCTGACGCTGGCATTGTGGATCATCCTTCTGATGCTGGGCGATCCCGGCCTTGTCGCGCTGATGCGAGC
This window encodes:
- the trkA gene encoding Trk system potassium transporter TrkA, translating into MKIIICGAGQVGWNIARHLSNERNDVTIIDTSPELIRRATDALDVQGVTGFASHPDVLDRAGARDADLVIAATHSDEVNMVTCQVAHSVFQVPRKIARLRSPAYLDAIYSSLYRTDHLPIDVVISPEREVARAVLQRLSAPSTFDAETFLDGKLQLLGIVLEADCAALNTPLRQLDEMFPSLNAIVVGVRRNGKLIAPDPGDQLFAGDQIYICALMSDVERTLEIFGKPPEKQERVVIIGAGLVGLSVAQELERRPERIRTRLIERDRSRAEEAADELDRTIVLHGDGLSAELLDEAGVARADAVVAVTEDDKTNILAGVRAKQAGAKLAISLVNDPTMMPLMSALDIDAFINPRATTVSTILRHVRHGRVRDIYSIGDAEAEVIEAQVLSTSPISGRAVRDIDFPEGALLGAVQKGDKVLKPHGNLRIEEGDIVVIFALAKDVAEVDRLLQVSIDFF
- a CDS encoding DoxX family protein; translation: MDLTFFTPYMLSLLRIMVGLLFLSHGTAKVLGFPKWDERPAVLSIYWVAGLFELVLGTFLTIGLFSRQAAFVASGVAAFAYFIGHARKSFYPFLNGGEAAVLFCFVFLYLVFSGPGPISVDALIGLFSSSTTQ
- the ntrX gene encoding nitrogen assimilation response regulator NtrX, whose translation is MSDILIVDDEKDIRELISDILQDEGFATRMAANSDQAIAELNTEEPSLMILDIWLKDSKMDGIDILKQVKRNNPDVPVVIISGHGNIEIAVAAIKQGAYDFIEKPFNIDQLMVVISRALEANRLRRENASLKRGDSKTAEMLGGSTSFKRLRDNLDKVAKSNGRVMLTGEPGVGKELAARYIHAQSPRVTEPFVVVSSATIEPERMEEVLFGRETPERGIEVGLLEQAHGGVIYFDEVADMPLGTQPKLLRVLTEQQFTRSGGTDKVRVDLRVISSTNRDLTVEIATGRFRQELYDRLNVVPIAVPALSDRREDIPVLAEYFIEQFNATQSLPLRELPEETVAALQAMRWPGNIRQLRNVIERILILGEGTGPIQPAELETQNGGSENGDVLALGPQITSLALRDARELFEREYLLAQINRFGGNISRTAQFVGMERSALHRKLKSLGVVGGVRVEDELVGH